In the genome of Spirochaetia bacterium, one region contains:
- the ftsA gene encoding cell division protein FtsA, which translates to MAGEKMMMGLDIGSETVRCVIGSVGRDDQLMVDSICERASEGVLHGTIINIESAVRSINSVINEAQMLAGTEINDVIIGVGGESVQGIMSQGVVSISDPDQEIKKEDVFRSMEVARAFALPSDREIIHSLVQDFKIDGRSGIKDPIDMLGHRLETKVLVVTASSVLCQTHRKCVQRLGLDVLRTTLQSLADADVTLSSEDKEMGTILINIGAGTTDMIVYSGGTPMYTGGVNLGGESVTEDIAQILGKTKAIAEQLKLEYGHCYVPSVSSDEMVLIPQAGNLPAIRLPKRELSKIIEARMAEIFSRLQNKLRSVPDLGNIGGGVVLVGGGAMMSGIADLATEIFRMPCRVGFPEAIGGLDRNYISPQYTTVLGLLKSNTKKHLESSSDVPRRKGKKDGGVVRKVSNFFRSIF; encoded by the coding sequence TTGGCTGGAGAAAAGATGATGATGGGGCTGGATATCGGGTCTGAGACGGTCAGGTGCGTCATTGGATCGGTCGGTAGGGATGACCAGCTGATGGTAGACAGCATCTGCGAAAGAGCCAGCGAAGGTGTCCTGCATGGGACGATCATCAACATAGAAAGTGCCGTCAGATCAATCAACAGCGTTATAAATGAAGCCCAGATGCTTGCAGGGACTGAGATCAACGATGTCATAATCGGAGTCGGCGGAGAATCCGTACAGGGAATCATGAGCCAGGGTGTCGTCAGCATCAGTGACCCTGATCAGGAAATCAAAAAAGAAGATGTATTCAGAAGTATGGAAGTCGCACGGGCCTTTGCATTGCCCAGTGACCGTGAGATCATCCATTCTCTGGTACAGGATTTCAAGATAGATGGGAGGAGTGGTATCAAAGACCCCATCGACATGCTCGGCCATCGACTTGAGACGAAGGTCCTTGTGGTAACTGCCAGTTCAGTGCTTTGCCAGACTCATAGGAAATGTGTGCAGCGTCTTGGCCTGGATGTACTTCGGACGACGCTGCAGAGCCTTGCCGATGCGGATGTAACTTTGTCTTCGGAAGACAAGGAGATGGGTACTATCCTGATCAACATCGGTGCCGGTACCACAGACATGATCGTCTACAGTGGCGGTACTCCCATGTATACCGGAGGAGTAAACCTTGGAGGGGAATCCGTAACTGAGGACATTGCACAGATCTTGGGCAAGACGAAGGCCATTGCAGAGCAACTGAAGCTTGAGTATGGGCATTGTTACGTTCCCTCGGTTTCCAGTGATGAAATGGTCCTCATTCCCCAGGCGGGCAATTTGCCTGCGATCAGATTGCCGAAGCGGGAACTGTCGAAGATCATCGAAGCCCGTATGGCTGAGATATTTTCCCGGTTGCAGAACAAGTTGCGCAGTGTCCCTGACCTAGGGAATATCGGCGGCGGCGTCGTCCTTGTCGGCGGCGGTGCCATGATGTCCGGTATTGCCGATCTTGCTACGGAAATCTTCAGGATGCCTTGCAGGGTAGGATTCCCTGAAGCCATCGGTGGTCTTGACAGGAATTATATCAGCCCTCAGTACACGACTGTCCTGGGGCTTTTGAAAAGCAATACCAAAAAGCATCTGGAATCCTCTTCCGATGTTCCACGGAGGAAGGGCAAGAAAGATGGCGGTGTGGTACGGAAGGTCTCGAACTTTTTCAGATCGATATTTTGA